The following are encoded together in the Vicugna pacos chromosome 26, VicPac4, whole genome shotgun sequence genome:
- the LOC140689563 gene encoding uncharacterized protein gives MFCCIPRSRGRGPRKARSNGLCQQCRQWVGSHPRRLWPFGQRDRKSQTPQDPGNQDTHATSPSEGLVCHTVEGQHRLQKSLGMKGSPPPRPPAQTSPRSLPRILPRAEGQLSTPGSDLEHRAHLLGIQVEDQEPPEAEPKVTGPEQAEAGEDARKQKQDHQGPARDREHPPAAPAEHEDPAAPAAYEEPAAPADLATPEEPAAPTDLAAPEQPAAPEEPAAPEAPAIPADLAAPEEPAAPAHLAAPEQPAAPEKPAAPEEPAAPADLATPEEPAAPAALAAPEEPATPEEPAAPADLAAPEEPAIPADQAAPEEPAASADLAAPEEPAAPEEPADPEEPAVPADLAAPEAPAIPADLATPEEPAAPANLAAPEQPAAPEEPAAPADLATPEEPAAPAALAAPEEPATPEEPAAPADLAAPEEPAAPADLATPEDPAAPADLATPEEPAAPADLAAPEEPATPEEPAAPADLATPEEPAAPTDLAAPEQPAATEEPDAPEEPAAPADLAAPEEPAIPADLAAPEAPAAPADLATPEEPAAPDHLAAPEQPAALEKPAAPEEPAAPAALAAPEEPAAPADLAAPEEPAAPEEPAGPADLAAPEEPEAPEEPAAPADLATPEEPAAPADLAAPEEPAAPEEPAVPADLAAPEEPAAPADLAAPEKPADPAPAPAPLGSGEPFRASSPLRAEPPLPPPTPSPKSQHVSPPLPEVDFPTPEFAFVFFFFSLVYLFYIIYGIL, from the exons agccagacaccgcaggatccggggaaccaggacactcatgccacctctccaagtgaggggctggtgtgccacactgtggaaggccagcacaggctccagaagagtctgggtatgaagggctccccaccaccacggcctcctgcccagacatcgcccaggtctctccccaggatcttgcccagggctgaggggcagctcagcacccccggctctgacctggagcaccgtgcccacctcctggggattcaggtagaggaccaggagccccccgaagcagagcccaaag ttacaggtccagagcaggcagaggcaggggaagacgccagaaaacaaaaacaggaccaccagggtccagcacgaGACCGCGaacaccctccagctgctcctgctgaacatgaagatcctgctgctccagctgcatatgaagagcctgccgctcctgctgatcttgccactcccgaagagcctgcagctcctactgatcttgccgctcctgaacagcctgcagctcctgaagagcccgccgctcctgaagcgcctgccattcctgctgatctagctgctcctgaagagcctgctgctcctgctcatctagccgctcctgaacagcctgcagctcctgaaaagcctgcagctcctgaagagcctgccgctcctgctgatcttgccactcctgaagagcctgctgctcctgctgctctagccgctcctgaagagcccgccactcctgaagaacctgccgctcctgctgatctagccgctcctgaagagcccgccattcctgctgatcaagccgctcctgaagagcctgccgcttctgctgatctagccgctcctgaagagcctgccgctcctgaagagcccgccgatcctgaagagcctgctgttcctgctgatctagccgctcctgaagcgcctgccattcctgctgatctagccactcctgaagagcccgctgctcctgctaatctagccgctcctgaacagcctgcagctcctgaagagcctgccgctcctgctgatcttgccactcctgaagagcctgccgctcctgctgctctagccgctcctgaagagcccgccactcctgaagaacctgccgctcctgctgatctagccgctcctgaagagcctgccgctcctgctgatcttgccactcctgaagaccctgcagctcctgctgatcttgccactcctgaagagcctgcagctcctgctgatcttgccgctcctgaagagcccgctactcctgaagagcccgccgctcctgctgatcttgccactcctgaagagcctgcagctcctactgatcttgccgctcctgaacagcctgcagctactGAAGAGCCcgacgctcctgaagaacctgccgctcctgcagatctagccgctcctgaagagcccgccattcctgctgatctagccgctcctgaagcgcctgccgctcctgctgatctagccactccagaagagcccgctgctcctgatcatctagccgctccagaacagcctgcagctcttgaaaagcctgccgctcctgaagagcctgccgctcctgctgctctagccgctcctgaagagcccgctgctcctgctgatctagccgctcctgaagagcccgccgctcctgaagagcccgccggtcctgctgatctagccgctcctgaagagcctgaagctcctgaagagcctgccgctcctgctgatcttgccacccctgaagagcctgcagctcctgctgatcttgccgctcctgaagagcccgccgctcctgaagaacctgccgttcctgctgatctagccgctcctgaagagcctgccgctcctgctgatcttgctgctcctgaaaagcctgcagatcctgcacctgcacctgcgccgctgggcagtggagaaccatttcgggCATCATCACCCcttagggctgagccccctctgccccctcctacaccttctccaaaatcccaacatgtatcccctcccctacccgaagttgacttccctacccctgaatttgcttttgttttcttcttctttagtttagtttatttgttttacatcatttatggcattctataa